Proteins encoded together in one Acidobacteriota bacterium window:
- a CDS encoding M20/M25/M40 family metallo-hydrolase, with translation MTRSRISIGFFLLALALLAPASAQAPATVPSGRADGYRALVDRLRETGLAGERAFELMTRIASAGPRLTGSAEAAAAVDIARDLMVELGLSRVHTEPVEVGHWVRGPAASAAVPASPSRAAVPLAVCALGGSVATPPNGLAAPVVEVGSLDQVDALGDAVRGKIVFYNRAMDRRVAEPFAAYGGAADQRVGGASRAARQGAVAVLVRSLTFRQDHHPHTGMLRYDPGAPRIPAAAIATADADRLSRLVREEKDVSVSLRLDCRDLGRVRSANVVGEITGWEKPGEIVLLGGHLDSWDLSVGAHDDAAGCAAALEAVALLRGLGLKPRRTIRAVLFMDEEFGGTGGRAYAAAALRAGERHIVAAESDRGGFVPVGLAVGGPDGKARNRILPYAALFAPFGVTSIVPGGGGVDVGPLVEKGAAPAAVLVDAHPYFDVHHSALDVVAGVNPRELELQAVILAALAAILAEEGV, from the coding sequence ATGACAAGATCGCGCATCTCGATCGGCTTCTTCCTTCTGGCCCTGGCCCTCTTGGCCCCGGCTTCCGCTCAGGCCCCGGCCACCGTTCCCTCAGGCCGGGCCGACGGCTACCGCGCCCTCGTCGACCGGCTGCGCGAGACCGGCCTGGCCGGGGAGCGGGCCTTCGAGCTGATGACCCGGATCGCCTCGGCCGGCCCCCGGCTGACGGGGTCGGCCGAAGCCGCGGCCGCCGTCGACATCGCCCGGGACCTGATGGTCGAGCTGGGCCTGTCGCGCGTCCACACGGAGCCCGTCGAAGTGGGTCACTGGGTGCGCGGCCCGGCCGCCTCGGCCGCCGTCCCCGCCTCGCCGTCCCGTGCCGCCGTCCCTCTGGCCGTCTGCGCCCTCGGCGGCAGCGTGGCCACGCCGCCGAACGGTCTGGCCGCGCCCGTCGTCGAGGTCGGCTCGCTCGACCAGGTCGACGCGCTCGGGGACGCGGTCAGGGGCAAGATCGTCTTCTATAACCGGGCCATGGATCGCCGCGTCGCCGAGCCCTTCGCCGCCTACGGCGGGGCCGCGGACCAGCGCGTCGGCGGGGCTTCCCGGGCGGCCCGTCAGGGCGCAGTCGCCGTCCTCGTCCGGTCCTTGACCTTCCGGCAGGATCATCATCCCCACACGGGCATGCTGCGCTACGATCCCGGCGCCCCCCGCATCCCGGCGGCGGCGATCGCCACGGCGGACGCCGACCGCCTGAGCCGCCTCGTCCGCGAGGAGAAGGACGTCTCGGTCTCGCTCCGCCTGGACTGCCGGGACCTCGGCCGGGTCCGGTCGGCCAACGTCGTCGGCGAGATCACGGGCTGGGAGAAGCCCGGGGAGATCGTCCTCCTCGGCGGCCACCTCGACAGCTGGGACCTGTCCGTCGGCGCCCACGACGACGCGGCTGGCTGCGCGGCCGCCCTCGAGGCCGTCGCCCTCCTGCGCGGCCTCGGCCTCAAGCCGCGCCGGACCATCCGGGCGGTCCTGTTCATGGACGAGGAGTTCGGAGGGACGGGCGGCCGGGCCTACGCCGCGGCGGCGCTGCGGGCGGGCGAACGGCATATCGTCGCCGCCGAATCGGACCGCGGCGGGTTCGTGCCGGTCGGGCTGGCCGTCGGCGGGCCCGACGGGAAGGCCCGCAACCGGATCCTGCCCTACGCGGCGCTGTTCGCCCCCTTCGGCGTAACCTCGATCGTCCCCGGCGGGGGAGGCGTCGACGTTGGACCGCTGGTCGAGAAGGGGGCGGCCCCGGCCGCCGTGCTGGTCGACGCCCATCCCTATTTCGACGTCCACCATTCGGCGCTCGACGTCGTCGCCGGCGTCAACCCGCGGGAGCTGGAGCTCCAGGCCGTCATCCTGGCCGCGCTGGCCGCCATCCTGGCCGAGGAAGGGGTCTGA
- the glgA gene encoding glycogen synthase GlgA has protein sequence MKVAFLASEAIPYAKTGGLADVAGALPKFLAGLGAEVRVFMPLYREVRRKNLPLEPLCAPAAPGTGGGRPTCGVFTHRASGVTFCFIDRPEYFDRDGLYGTPAGDYPDNGERFAFFCRTALEAMKAVGFAPDIIHGHDWQSALTFAYLRTAFAGDAFFARTRTLFTVHNLAYQGLFEPDLLGRIGLPASLFNMHDLEFHGKVNALKAGILYATAVTTVSPRYSREIQTPEFGCGLDGLLRARSGVLHGILNGVDYTDWDPATDRLIPHRYTPADLAGKRACREALVREFGLKAPADLPVAGMVTRLAGQKGLDIVCDALDDLLGLGLTLVILGTGDQKIQDFLLAAGKKVPGRIGLKIAFDERLAHAIYAGSDVFLIPSRYEPCGLTQMYAMKYGTVPVVRATGGLDDSVQEFDARTGGGNGFKFEAAEAGPLIGTARRAVAAFRKPDEWRALVANAMAADFSWNRSAAAYLALYEKIAA, from the coding sequence ATGAAAGTCGCTTTCCTCGCCTCCGAAGCCATCCCTTACGCCAAAACGGGCGGCCTGGCCGACGTGGCCGGCGCCCTGCCCAAGTTCCTGGCCGGCCTCGGCGCCGAGGTCCGGGTCTTCATGCCCCTCTATCGGGAAGTGCGCCGGAAGAACCTGCCGCTCGAGCCCCTTTGCGCGCCCGCGGCGCCCGGGACGGGCGGCGGCCGCCCGACCTGCGGCGTCTTCACCCACCGCGCGAGCGGCGTCACCTTCTGCTTCATCGACCGCCCCGAGTATTTCGACCGGGACGGCCTGTACGGCACCCCGGCCGGCGACTACCCCGACAACGGCGAGCGGTTCGCCTTCTTTTGCCGGACGGCCCTCGAGGCCATGAAAGCCGTCGGCTTCGCCCCCGACATCATCCACGGGCATGACTGGCAATCGGCCCTGACGTTTGCCTATCTCCGGACGGCCTTCGCCGGCGACGCCTTCTTCGCCCGGACGAGGACGCTCTTCACCGTCCATAACCTCGCCTACCAGGGCCTGTTCGAGCCCGATCTCCTCGGGCGCATCGGCCTGCCGGCCTCGCTCTTCAACATGCACGACCTCGAGTTTCACGGCAAGGTCAACGCGCTCAAGGCCGGCATCCTCTATGCCACGGCGGTGACCACCGTCAGCCCCCGCTACAGCCGGGAGATCCAGACCCCGGAGTTCGGCTGCGGCCTCGACGGCCTCCTCCGGGCGCGCTCCGGCGTCCTCCATGGCATCCTCAACGGGGTCGATTACACGGACTGGGACCCGGCCACGGACCGGCTCATCCCCCATCGCTACACGCCCGCGGACCTGGCCGGCAAGCGGGCCTGCCGCGAGGCGCTCGTCCGGGAATTCGGGCTCAAGGCCCCGGCCGACCTGCCCGTCGCCGGCATGGTCACGCGCCTGGCCGGGCAGAAGGGCCTCGACATCGTCTGCGACGCGCTCGACGATCTCCTCGGCCTGGGGCTGACCCTGGTCATCCTGGGCACGGGCGACCAGAAGATCCAGGATTTCCTGCTGGCGGCCGGCAAGAAGGTCCCGGGCCGGATCGGGCTCAAGATCGCTTTCGACGAGCGGCTGGCCCACGCGATCTACGCCGGGAGCGACGTCTTCCTCATCCCCTCGCGCTACGAGCCGTGCGGGCTGACCCAGATGTACGCCATGAAGTACGGCACGGTCCCCGTCGTCCGGGCCACGGGCGGGCTCGACGACAGCGTCCAGGAGTTCGACGCCCGGACGGGCGGCGGCAACGGCTTCAAGTTCGAGGCGGCCGAGGCCGGACCGCTCATCGGGACGGCGCGCCGGGCCGTCGCCGCCTTCAGGAAGCCGGACGAATGGCGGGCCCTGGTCGCGAACGCGATGGCCGCGGATTTCTCCTGGAACCGTTCGGCGGCCGCCTACCTCGCCCTCTACGAGAAGATCGCCGCCTGA
- the galT gene encoding galactose-1-phosphate uridylyltransferase has protein sequence MMSELRKDLISGRWVIIATERSKRPDDFRPTAVAAPVPEAAGFCPFCEGNEGKTPPEIFALRAAGTPPDSAGWTVRVVPNKFPALTPGPPPPRATQGIFQSMEGRGVHEVVIENPNHGLELADLPAAHVRDVLGVFQTRIRDIESELHYQYVQVFKNKGKEAGASLSHPHSQILATPIIPKRVKEEIYGADRLFRIYKECGFCRILREEEASGARIIARNEHFTAFAPYASRFPFEMTVQPRRHSAFFTEAREDELGSLAAIVKDVLTRLRKTVSDPPFNMVLHQAPNPALSVKRWPELPQRSHWHVEIIPILTKVAGFELGTGFYINPVPPETAAQFLRQA, from the coding sequence ATGATGTCGGAGCTGCGCAAGGACCTGATCAGCGGGCGGTGGGTCATCATCGCCACGGAGCGGAGCAAGCGCCCCGACGACTTCCGGCCCACCGCCGTCGCCGCGCCGGTCCCCGAGGCCGCCGGCTTCTGCCCCTTCTGCGAGGGTAACGAGGGCAAGACCCCGCCGGAGATCTTCGCCCTGCGGGCCGCCGGGACGCCGCCGGATTCGGCGGGCTGGACCGTCCGCGTCGTCCCCAACAAGTTCCCGGCCCTGACCCCCGGGCCCCCGCCGCCGCGGGCCACACAGGGGATCTTCCAGTCCATGGAGGGCCGGGGCGTCCATGAGGTCGTCATAGAGAATCCAAACCACGGCCTCGAGCTGGCCGACCTGCCCGCGGCCCACGTCCGCGACGTGCTCGGGGTTTTCCAGACGCGGATCCGGGACATCGAGAGCGAGCTGCATTACCAGTACGTCCAGGTCTTCAAGAACAAGGGCAAGGAGGCCGGGGCCTCCCTGAGCCACCCCCATTCGCAGATCTTGGCCACGCCGATCATCCCCAAGCGGGTCAAGGAGGAGATCTACGGCGCCGACCGGCTGTTCCGGATCTACAAGGAGTGCGGCTTCTGCCGCATCCTGCGGGAGGAGGAGGCCTCGGGGGCGCGGATCATCGCCCGCAACGAGCACTTCACGGCCTTCGCCCCGTACGCCTCGCGCTTCCCGTTCGAGATGACCGTCCAGCCGCGGCGGCACTCGGCCTTCTTCACCGAGGCGCGGGAGGACGAGCTCGGCTCGCTCGCCGCGATCGTCAAGGACGTCCTGACCCGGCTTCGGAAGACGGTCAGCGACCCGCCCTTCAACATGGTCCTCCACCAGGCCCCGAACCCGGCGCTGTCGGTCAAGCGCTGGCCGGAGCTGCCGCAGCGGTCGCATTGGCACGTGGAGATCATCCCGATCCTGACCAAGGTGGCCGGCTTCGAGCTGGGGACGGGCTTTTACATCAATCCGGTCCCGCCCGAGACCGCGGCCCAGTTCCTGCGGCAGGCCTGA
- a CDS encoding HAMP domain-containing sensor histidine kinase — protein sequence MIEKHSLLSPDFDRGEPRELALLSIISQSLFQPFSLEDNLLVIMTALTSGSGVGFNRAMLFLKKGDRLKGEIWLGPRSAEEAGAIWEVLSTPGIGYVEIVEHNRALVSRNEDTLSARLKGLVYAADDEGANVPAAAAVRKEILHVRDASNDPLVDRRFLNVIGVEEFLCIPLVSRDDVVGEIVLDNAITRTPILPSDIKLAGICGLLAGNYIYSANLHRQLLEMEKMAAMGEMAMFVTHQLRNPIVAIGGFTDQLLQPDVSDEKRSRNLTIIRDEIRRLEDIIYQMGHFLKVSMKEPVYFDPGPAIGAVLDNPGLQARARAYAMTVKLDPCPPDILCDPTSFGEVLRNLLDNSFDATASGGAISVRAYRKSPVAFVLSVRDSGRGMTNPDKEHLFKPFFTTKEKGMGLGLPFIKRVMDTCGGKVEVQSRVGKGSLFKLIFLSRERESKP from the coding sequence ATGATCGAGAAGCACAGCCTCCTGTCGCCGGATTTCGACCGCGGCGAGCCGCGCGAGCTGGCCCTGCTGTCGATCATCTCGCAGAGCCTTTTCCAGCCCTTCTCCCTCGAGGACAACCTGCTCGTCATCATGACCGCGCTGACCTCGGGCTCGGGCGTCGGCTTCAACCGGGCCATGCTCTTCCTCAAGAAGGGCGATCGCCTAAAGGGGGAGATCTGGCTGGGGCCGCGTTCGGCCGAGGAGGCCGGCGCCATCTGGGAGGTCCTGTCGACGCCCGGCATCGGCTATGTCGAGATCGTCGAGCACAACCGGGCCCTGGTCAGCCGTAACGAGGACACGCTGAGCGCCCGTCTCAAGGGGCTCGTCTACGCGGCCGACGACGAGGGCGCGAACGTCCCGGCCGCCGCGGCCGTCCGCAAGGAGATCCTCCACGTCCGGGACGCCTCGAACGACCCCCTCGTCGACCGCCGCTTCCTCAACGTCATCGGCGTCGAGGAGTTCCTCTGCATCCCTCTCGTCTCCCGCGACGACGTCGTCGGCGAGATCGTCCTCGACAACGCCATCACCAGGACCCCGATCCTGCCGTCGGACATAAAGCTGGCCGGCATCTGCGGCCTGCTGGCCGGCAACTACATCTATTCGGCCAACCTCCATCGCCAGCTGCTCGAGATGGAGAAGATGGCGGCCATGGGCGAGATGGCCATGTTCGTCACCCATCAGCTACGCAACCCCATCGTGGCCATCGGCGGGTTCACCGATCAGCTGCTCCAGCCGGACGTTTCCGACGAGAAACGCAGCCGCAACCTGACCATCATCAGGGACGAGATCCGCCGGCTCGAGGACATCATCTACCAGATGGGCCACTTCCTGAAGGTCAGCATGAAGGAGCCGGTCTACTTCGATCCGGGCCCGGCCATCGGCGCCGTCCTCGACAACCCCGGCCTCCAGGCCCGGGCCCGGGCCTATGCGATGACCGTCAAGCTGGACCCCTGCCCGCCCGATATCCTCTGCGACCCGACCTCGTTCGGCGAGGTCCTACGCAACCTCCTCGACAACTCGTTCGACGCCACGGCCTCCGGCGGGGCCATCTCGGTCCGGGCCTACCGCAAGAGCCCGGTGGCCTTCGTGCTCTCGGTCCGCGACAGCGGCCGGGGCATGACCAACCCGGACAAGGAGCATCTGTTCAAGCCCTTCTTCACGACCAAGGAGAAAGGCATGGGCCTCGGCCTGCCCTTCATCAAGCGGGTCATGGACACCTGCGGCGGCAAGGTCGAGGTCCAGAGCCGGGTCGGGAAGGGATCCCTCTTCAAGCTCATCTTCCTCAGCCGCGAAAGGGAGTCAAAGCCATGA
- a CDS encoding response regulator — protein MKKRILVVEDEKPLCLLYEEELNKEGYDVTAVTDAESALAKLAQGQFDLIVTDIRMPGKNGIELITQIMGLRKDIPIIINSAYQSYKEDFMTWAADAYVVKSSSLDELKGRIKQLLGA, from the coding sequence ATGAAAAAGCGCATCCTGGTCGTCGAGGACGAGAAGCCCCTCTGCCTCCTCTACGAAGAGGAGCTCAACAAGGAAGGCTACGACGTCACGGCGGTGACCGACGCCGAGTCGGCCCTGGCCAAGCTGGCCCAGGGCCAATTCGACCTCATCGTCACCGACATCCGCATGCCGGGCAAGAACGGGATCGAGCTCATCACCCAGATCATGGGCCTGCGCAAGGATATCCCCATCATCATCAACTCGGCCTACCAGAGCTACAAGGAGGATTTCATGACCTGGGCGGCCGATGCCTACGTCGTCAAGTCCTCCTCGCTCGACGAGCTCAAGGGCCGGATCAAGCAGCTGCTGGGGGCATGA
- a CDS encoding alpha-amylase/4-alpha-glucanotransferase domain-containing protein, giving the protein MDFLFAVHNHQPVGNFPSIFRTAFAECYRPLLEGLARHPGFRFALHCSGPLWEYMEKNERACWDLVRELAGRGQVELLGGGFYEPVLSIIPEADRLGQIRMMSDFLAENFGRRPRGLWLTERVWEPGLPSTLADAGIEYTLLDEEHFHCAGVRDPAATYVTEDEGRRLRVFPIDKTLRYYIPFHPLEDLDACFGRIGRAGGAAILGDDGEKFGLWPGTHAWVYDQGWLERFLSFIEARGIRMTHFSDYLDAHPPAGRVYLPPASYEEMMEWVLEPDDQAAYRALRDRVGPEARRFLRGGFFRDFCRKYPEANALHKRMIMVSRQVHAAGDPGGSRRDLYKAQCNDPYWHGVFGGLYLPHLRESAYHHLLEAERATPDPDGWQAVDYDCDGRDEFICRDRTFGLIARPGAGGVLAEIDYRPLSRNLSDVLSRRREAYHREPDDAGAGEKRAARSIHEIGKKLPPEAAELMRPDRRQRCSLRDHFFLPGTTADDFRRGDDGERGDFADGEFAAEAAAGRLTMERRGVVRAGGETVPVAVRKTVASAGGALRVDIEIENLADRPLALVYGSEWNILAFPPELELLGREGCALCGGRLRFEPAGAEAVWSFALRTLSQSEGGFDIIHQGYCFCPIWTLSWSGQGSRRLTVILGERDGR; this is encoded by the coding sequence ATGGACTTCCTCTTCGCCGTCCACAACCACCAGCCGGTCGGCAACTTCCCCTCGATCTTCCGGACCGCCTTCGCCGAGTGCTACCGCCCGCTGCTCGAAGGCCTGGCCCGCCATCCGGGCTTCCGTTTCGCCCTCCATTGCTCGGGGCCCCTCTGGGAATACATGGAGAAGAACGAGCGGGCCTGCTGGGACCTCGTCCGCGAGCTGGCCGGACGGGGCCAGGTCGAGCTCCTCGGCGGCGGCTTCTACGAACCCGTCCTGTCCATCATCCCCGAGGCCGACCGCCTCGGGCAGATCCGCATGATGAGCGATTTCCTGGCCGAGAACTTCGGCCGCCGGCCGCGCGGCCTGTGGCTGACCGAGCGGGTCTGGGAGCCGGGCCTGCCCTCGACCCTGGCCGACGCCGGCATCGAGTACACCCTGCTCGACGAGGAGCACTTCCATTGCGCCGGCGTCCGCGATCCTGCCGCGACCTACGTCACCGAGGACGAAGGCCGCCGTCTGCGCGTCTTCCCTATCGACAAGACGCTCCGGTATTACATCCCGTTCCATCCGCTGGAGGACCTGGACGCCTGCTTCGGCCGGATCGGCCGGGCCGGCGGCGCGGCCATCCTGGGCGACGACGGCGAGAAGTTCGGCCTCTGGCCGGGGACGCACGCCTGGGTCTACGACCAGGGCTGGCTCGAGCGGTTCCTGTCCTTCATCGAAGCCCGGGGCATCCGGATGACGCATTTCTCGGACTATCTCGACGCCCATCCCCCGGCCGGCCGGGTCTACCTCCCGCCCGCGTCCTACGAGGAGATGATGGAGTGGGTCCTCGAGCCCGACGACCAGGCCGCTTACCGCGCGCTCAGGGACCGGGTCGGGCCGGAGGCCCGCCGCTTCCTCCGCGGCGGCTTCTTCCGCGACTTCTGCCGGAAATATCCGGAGGCCAACGCCCTCCACAAGCGGATGATCATGGTCTCGCGGCAGGTGCACGCCGCGGGCGACCCGGGCGGCAGCCGCCGCGATCTCTACAAGGCCCAGTGCAACGACCCCTACTGGCACGGCGTCTTCGGCGGCCTCTATCTGCCCCACCTCCGCGAATCGGCCTATCATCACCTGCTCGAGGCCGAGCGGGCGACGCCGGACCCGGACGGTTGGCAGGCCGTCGATTACGATTGCGACGGCCGGGACGAGTTCATCTGCCGCGACCGGACCTTCGGCCTGATCGCCAGGCCCGGGGCGGGCGGAGTGCTGGCCGAGATCGATTATCGCCCCTTGTCGCGGAACCTCTCGGACGTCCTGAGCCGGCGGCGCGAAGCCTATCACCGGGAGCCGGACGACGCCGGAGCGGGGGAGAAGCGGGCCGCCCGGAGCATCCATGAGATCGGCAAGAAGCTGCCGCCCGAGGCGGCCGAGCTCATGCGCCCCGACCGGCGCCAGCGCTGCTCGCTGAGGGACCATTTCTTCCTACCCGGGACGACGGCGGACGACTTCCGGCGGGGCGACGACGGGGAGCGGGGGGATTTCGCGGACGGGGAGTTCGCCGCCGAGGCCGCCGCGGGGCGCCTGACGATGGAGCGCCGGGGCGTCGTCCGGGCCGGCGGCGAGACCGTCCCGGTGGCGGTCCGCAAGACCGTCGCCTCCGCCGGCGGCGCCCTCCGCGTCGACATCGAGATCGAGAACCTCGCCGACCGGCCGTTGGCCCTGGTCTACGGGTCCGAGTGGAACATCCTGGCCTTCCCCCCCGAGCTCGAGCTCCTCGGCCGCGAAGGCTGCGCGCTTTGCGGCGGAAGGCTCCGCTTCGAGCCGGCCGGGGCCGAGGCGGTCTGGTCGTTCGCCCTGCGGACGCTCTCCCAATCGGAGGGGGGATTTGATATAATCCACCAGGGATACTGTTTCTGTCCGATCTGGACGTTGTCGTGGTCCGGCCAGGGCTCCCGACGGCTGACCGTCATCCTTGGGGAACGCGATGGCCGATAG
- a CDS encoding sugar phosphate nucleotidyltransferase, protein MELISRKILTMVLCGGKGERLYPLTRDRAKPSVPFLGSYRIIDFSLSNALNSGLRRIALLTQYKSLSLERHIFDGWNIFHAESGDYIISLPAQGRVGDHWYEGTADAVFQNIYSIQQENPEMVLVLSGDHIYSADYRRLQLFAGQAGADAVIMTRTIPIGEASRFGVIGVDGDRRIVEFMEKPKKPFPTPWDPGRSLISMGVYLFRTPVLIKALLRDARNPDSTHDFGRDIIPALIGACRVFAYTFEDYWEDIGTIDAYWQANMAFLSPAAPALLRNPAWPIRSYRRQRPPTFISGAEIGASIVGDGVSLVDCRVVRSVVSPGVRVGPGAEIEDSILLSDVEVRPGARLRKVIVDKAAVIPDGFSAGFDAEADGRTFKISRAGICVVPKGWTNG, encoded by the coding sequence ATGGAACTGATATCTAGAAAGATCCTGACCATGGTCCTCTGCGGCGGCAAGGGCGAGCGCCTCTACCCGCTGACGCGCGACCGGGCCAAGCCTTCCGTGCCTTTCCTTGGCTCCTACCGGATCATCGATTTCAGCCTGTCCAACGCCCTCAATTCCGGCCTGCGCCGGATCGCCCTGCTGACGCAATACAAGTCGCTGTCCCTCGAGCGCCACATCTTCGACGGCTGGAACATCTTCCATGCCGAGAGCGGGGACTACATCATCTCGCTGCCGGCCCAGGGCCGGGTCGGCGACCACTGGTACGAGGGCACGGCCGACGCCGTCTTCCAGAACATCTACTCCATCCAGCAGGAGAACCCCGAGATGGTCCTCGTGCTCTCGGGCGACCACATCTACAGCGCCGACTACCGCCGCCTGCAGCTGTTCGCCGGCCAGGCCGGGGCCGACGCCGTGATCATGACCCGGACCATTCCCATCGGGGAGGCCTCGCGCTTCGGCGTCATCGGCGTCGACGGCGACCGCCGCATCGTCGAATTCATGGAGAAGCCGAAAAAGCCCTTCCCGACGCCCTGGGACCCGGGCCGGAGCCTGATTTCCATGGGCGTCTACCTCTTCCGGACCCCGGTCCTCATCAAGGCCCTGCTCAGGGACGCCAGGAATCCGGACAGCACCCATGATTTCGGCCGGGACATCATCCCGGCCCTCATCGGGGCCTGCCGCGTCTTCGCCTACACCTTCGAAGATTATTGGGAGGACATCGGGACGATCGACGCCTACTGGCAGGCCAACATGGCCTTCCTCTCGCCGGCCGCCCCGGCCCTGCTCAGGAACCCGGCCTGGCCCATCCGGTCCTACCGGCGGCAGCGCCCGCCGACCTTCATCTCCGGAGCGGAGATCGGCGCGTCGATCGTCGGCGACGGCGTCTCTCTCGTGGATTGCCGGGTCGTCCGCTCGGTCGTTTCCCCGGGCGTCCGCGTCGGGCCGGGGGCCGAGATCGAGGATTCGATCCTGCTCTCGGACGTCGAGGTCCGGCCCGGCGCCCGCTTGCGGAAGGTCATCGTCGATAAGGCCGCGGTCATCCCCGATGGCTTCTCCGCCGGATTCGACGCCGAGGCGGACGGGCGCACCTTCAAGATCAGCCGGGCCGGGATCTGCGTCGTGCCCAAAGGCTGGACCAACGGATGA